The following are encoded in a window of Acropora muricata isolate sample 2 chromosome 6, ASM3666990v1, whole genome shotgun sequence genomic DNA:
- the LOC136921067 gene encoding uncharacterized protein produces the protein MAGLTRNTIGNVFAMIRYLCKRDLQIRPITPFGGRVFVVKCDESQFKHKSKIIRQQNYERGRRARDDVWVFGVISTEYSPCRGYFCVVERRDRATLTQILQRVLLPGSEVHSDDWAAYRNLHVHVPNVTVHRTVVHQDNFVDRVTGIHTQEAESAWARLKYHIKKEKGIRHGDIRDFLNEQMWRDWRGLDSTFENFITLVSNHYPL, from the exons ATGGCCGGATTGACCCGAAACACCATTGGAAACGTGTTTGCCATGATAAGATATCTTTGCAAAAGGGATCTTCAAATCAGACCAATTACACCGTTTGGCGGGCGTGTTTTCGTGGTGAAGTGTGACGAAAGTCAATTCAAACACAAATCGAAGATTATAAGACAACAGAAT TACGAAAGAGGAAGAAGGGCAAGAGATGATGTTTGGGTCTTCGGAGTCATCTCAACGGAATATTCACCCTGTCGGGGTTACTTCTGTGTCGTCGAAAGACGAGACAGAGCAACTTTGACCCAAATTCTTCAGAGAGTACTCCTGCCTGGTTCAGAAGTACATAGTGACGACTGGGCAGCATACAGAAACTTACATGTACATGTTCCCAACGTAACAGTGCATAGAACAGTCGTCCACCAGGATAACTTTGTGGATCGCGTCACGGGGATTCACACGCAAGAGGCCGAATCGGCATGGGCTCGTCTTAAATACCAcattaagaaagaaaaaggtatCCGTCATGGAGACATACGAGATTTTCTTAACGAACAAATGTGGAGGGATTGGCGAGGACTGGATTctacatttgaaaatttcatcaCACTAGTGTCCAATCATTACCCCCTATAG
- the LOC136919030 gene encoding uncharacterized protein C53C9.2-like yields the protein MNVRRAVGEAIVAAQAVRAQREVIVETRELRERQEMELRASFPAVANGEEEEEDEDDDDDDDDDDDEDEDEDDEEESRDVTVVDTEEVNVHDKLIWDYMCFIHCFMHVK from the exons ATGAACGTGAGGAGGGCAGTAGGAGAGGCGATTGTGGCTGCCCAGGCCGTACGCGCTCAGAG AGAGGTGATAGTTGAAACCAGGGAATTACGAGAGCGCCAAGAAATGGAGTTAAGAGCGTCG tTTCCTGCCGTCGCAAATGgcgaagaagaggaagaagatgaagatgatgatgatgatgatgatgatgatgatgatgaagatgaagatgaagatgatgaagagGAGTCTCGCGACGTCACCGTCGTTGACACGGAGGAGGTAAACGTACATGATAAGCTAATATGGGACTACATGTGTTTTATCCACTGTTTCATGCATGTAAAATGA